In Flavobacterium sp. N3904, one DNA window encodes the following:
- a CDS encoding adenylyltransferase/cytidyltransferase family protein — protein MKIGITFSAFDLLHAGHVKMLEEAKQNCDYLIVGLQTDPTLDRPTKNKPTQTVVERYIQLKACKFVDEIVPYATEQDLEDILKSFTIDMRIVGDEYKDRDFTGRSYCEEKGIQLYFNTRDHRFSSTNLRHEVYQKELLNPH, from the coding sequence ATGAAAATAGGAATAACCTTTAGTGCTTTTGATTTATTACATGCAGGGCACGTTAAAATGCTTGAAGAAGCGAAACAAAACTGTGATTATTTAATTGTTGGTTTACAGACAGATCCGACTTTGGACCGCCCAACAAAAAATAAACCAACTCAAACTGTAGTCGAACGTTATATTCAACTCAAGGCGTGCAAGTTTGTTGATGAAATAGTTCCATACGCTACTGAACAAGATTTAGAAGATATTTTAAAGTCTTTTACTATTGATATGCGAATAGTAGGTGATGAATATAAAGACAGGGATTTTACAGGAAGATCTTATTGTGAAGAAAAAGGAATACAGCTATATTTTAATACCAGAGACCATCGTTTTTCGAGTACTAATCTGCGTCACGAGGTGTATCAAAAAGAACTTTTAAATCCACACTAA
- a CDS encoding polysaccharide biosynthesis protein produces the protein MKDKLAQLKQHPKYDSILNWGKLISITGGAQIILQAVGFASGILIIRLLPVQEYALYTLANTMLGTMTVLADGGISSGVMAQGAKVWQDKEKLGSVLATGLDLRRKFAIGSLIVATPILIYLLFHNGASWLTTLLIIASLIPAFFAALSDTLLEIVPKLHQDILPLQKNQVVVGLGRLLLTGLTMFIFPWTFVAILANGIPRIYGNIKLRKIAHSFVDKNQPPDLGIQAEIMQMVKKILPGAIYYCVSGQITIWFISIFGKTESVAQLGALGRFAILLSLFSVLISTLVIPRYARLLENKVLLFKRFIQIFFSLIILICFILILVYLFSDQLLWVLGKNYYGLKSELILSIVGTCIGLIGGVFFLLYTSRGWVINPLFSISISLMSIGIGAFLFNVGTLNGVLIFNIFLAIIQVILHGGYCLIKIIDIK, from the coding sequence TTGAAAGATAAATTAGCTCAGCTCAAACAACACCCTAAATATGATTCCATACTCAATTGGGGTAAGTTAATCTCCATTACTGGAGGCGCTCAGATTATTTTGCAAGCTGTAGGTTTTGCAAGTGGTATTTTAATTATACGTTTATTGCCTGTGCAAGAGTATGCTTTGTATACATTAGCCAATACAATGCTGGGCACTATGACAGTTTTGGCAGATGGAGGCATTTCTTCGGGAGTAATGGCACAGGGTGCGAAAGTTTGGCAAGATAAAGAAAAGTTAGGCAGTGTTTTGGCAACAGGGCTTGATTTACGCCGAAAATTTGCGATAGGCAGCCTAATAGTTGCTACGCCTATTTTAATTTATTTGTTGTTTCATAATGGCGCTTCTTGGTTGACAACTCTACTTATTATTGCTTCATTAATTCCAGCTTTTTTTGCAGCCTTGTCTGATACTTTATTAGAAATAGTACCAAAACTGCACCAAGATATCCTACCATTGCAAAAAAATCAAGTAGTGGTTGGACTCGGCAGGCTCTTACTTACAGGATTGACAATGTTTATATTTCCATGGACTTTTGTAGCAATATTAGCCAACGGAATACCACGGATTTATGGGAATATAAAATTGCGAAAAATAGCTCACAGTTTTGTTGATAAAAATCAACCACCAGATTTGGGGATTCAAGCCGAAATTATGCAAATGGTGAAAAAAATTCTGCCTGGAGCCATTTATTATTGTGTTTCAGGCCAAATTACGATTTGGTTTATTTCAATTTTTGGCAAAACCGAATCTGTTGCACAATTAGGAGCTCTGGGTAGATTTGCGATTTTACTTTCTTTGTTTAGCGTTTTGATTAGTACATTAGTAATACCGAGATATGCCAGACTTTTAGAAAATAAGGTTCTATTATTCAAACGATTTATTCAAATCTTTTTTTCGCTTATTATTTTAATATGCTTTATTTTGATTTTGGTTTATTTGTTTTCAGATCAATTATTGTGGGTTTTGGGTAAAAATTATTATGGACTTAAAAGTGAATTAATATTAAGTATTGTAGGTACCTGTATTGGTCTTATTGGGGGTGTCTTTTTTTTACTTTATACAAGTAGAGGATGGGTGATTAATCCGCTCTTTTCAATTTCAATTAGTTTAATGTCTATAGGTATTGGTGCATTTTTGTTTAATGTAGGAACTCTAAATGGAGTATTAATCTTTAATATATTTCTAGCCATTATTCAAGTCATTCTGCATGGTGGCTATTGTCTAATAAAAATAATAGATATTAAATGA
- a CDS encoding fibronectin type III domain-containing protein translates to MKYLVYFLFFSVIGFSQNYQYAIEEAQKTLPVPPTGLVASQITQISADLTWTASATNTSVSSYGIYSNNNLLAKSVGAGTTYKVTGLTPETTYTFTVRATDTAGITSVDSNPVTFTTAKVAGINNQLEEIEYFKAYLLPLAQKATLQAALDKYGSVRLEKGDYSGVNIVMHSNQRLYGYPSLSKVSNITIAAGSSNVHLEDLLPADSFITLQAGGVISGCTFKSIKWAILRGTNIMLENSSFINYGGHIQLDCSQSGYFRNNKIIKHQSGTVSNILVLKGNSTTPSYGNVHLHSNFLTPHGDATDLDGLQSATFVGIDAESWNFTGEGTKAMFSAKNMGNVKITDFGGGNGGSPFKTPSYDVDANNLFFLNKYNNYPTDVLSLKTNMFLVNGIGPYIRKAGTVTGFDLLGNLEFSNAIKYNGVEQIAAMTNSSVITTLTNTIKGTQYTPWTRPNWEILPDPLGANWKTDRVGKPDQTSYIQGLIDTKGIAELPEGVFYIKSTLKMPLDNKHGIFGKGTGKTVIVGLTDDFPLISLVGGKDGNFTLANLTLQGGSIGVYASTDYGSQNIAYQNMKFVVFRNQNYGIHLKKTGGFDNNFLENLGFVNCNIGFFQEPTAGNSGEDNSAYVDKTMFYKNQYINCGIAISMLATRADNLDAWVDCKFDGGKTALALAGQNYPIVANCDFTNYSGVNVINSNSISMYNSNVYNNKITGSTIISSYTNIEGCKFLDSSKMFSPMLYTSLNNHIINSVITGNVLANVPANQGYGKESAVYANSTLLSNPTLSKLLVNVKEGVPTIVINATPDPYPQLLVTQ, encoded by the coding sequence ATGAAATATCTAGTTTACTTTTTATTCTTTTCAGTAATTGGTTTTTCACAGAATTACCAATACGCAATTGAAGAGGCTCAAAAAACACTTCCAGTTCCACCAACTGGATTAGTAGCAAGTCAAATTACACAAATTAGTGCAGATTTAACTTGGACTGCTTCAGCTACTAATACTTCTGTTTCAAGTTACGGGATATATAGTAATAATAATTTGTTGGCTAAATCTGTAGGAGCAGGGACGACTTATAAAGTAACTGGATTAACTCCTGAAACAACATATACTTTCACCGTTAGAGCCACTGATACTGCAGGTATCACTTCTGTTGATAGTAATCCAGTGACTTTTACGACAGCTAAAGTGGCTGGAATAAATAATCAATTGGAAGAAATTGAATATTTTAAGGCCTATTTATTACCGCTTGCGCAAAAAGCGACTCTCCAAGCTGCCTTAGATAAGTATGGCTCTGTACGATTGGAAAAAGGGGATTACTCCGGTGTAAATATAGTAATGCATAGTAATCAAAGGCTATATGGATACCCATCATTATCTAAAGTATCAAATATAACAATAGCAGCAGGGAGTTCTAATGTTCATTTAGAAGATTTATTACCTGCCGATAGCTTCATAACGCTTCAAGCGGGCGGTGTTATTTCAGGCTGTACTTTTAAATCAATTAAATGGGCAATTTTAAGAGGTACAAATATAATGCTTGAGAATAGTTCGTTTATAAACTATGGCGGACATATACAATTAGATTGTAGTCAGTCAGGCTATTTTAGAAATAATAAGATAATTAAACACCAGTCGGGTACAGTTTCTAACATTCTTGTGTTGAAAGGTAATAGCACCACTCCAAGTTATGGTAATGTACATTTGCACTCTAATTTTTTGACACCCCACGGAGATGCTACCGATCTTGACGGCTTACAATCTGCTACTTTTGTAGGTATAGACGCTGAGAGTTGGAATTTTACTGGAGAAGGAACAAAAGCAATGTTCTCTGCCAAAAACATGGGTAATGTTAAAATAACTGATTTTGGTGGAGGAAATGGTGGTTCTCCTTTTAAAACTCCTTCTTATGATGTTGATGCTAATAATCTTTTCTTTCTAAATAAATATAATAACTATCCGACTGATGTTTTATCTTTAAAAACGAATATGTTTTTGGTAAATGGTATAGGGCCATATATACGGAAGGCAGGAACAGTTACTGGTTTTGATCTTTTAGGAAATCTAGAGTTTAGTAATGCCATCAAGTATAATGGTGTTGAACAAATTGCAGCTATGACAAATAGTTCGGTAATTACAACTCTTACAAATACTATTAAGGGAACTCAATACACGCCTTGGACTAGGCCCAATTGGGAAATATTGCCAGACCCTTTAGGGGCAAACTGGAAAACAGATAGAGTAGGGAAACCTGATCAAACAAGCTATATACAAGGCTTAATTGATACTAAGGGCATTGCTGAATTACCCGAAGGAGTTTTTTATATAAAGTCAACTTTGAAGATGCCACTGGATAATAAGCATGGTATTTTTGGAAAAGGAACTGGAAAAACTGTTATCGTTGGTTTAACTGATGATTTTCCTCTAATATCTCTTGTTGGAGGTAAAGATGGTAATTTTACATTGGCGAACCTGACACTTCAAGGAGGGAGTATTGGTGTGTATGCTTCCACAGATTATGGTTCACAAAATATAGCATATCAAAACATGAAGTTTGTTGTATTTAGAAATCAAAATTATGGTATACACTTAAAAAAAACTGGTGGTTTTGATAATAACTTTCTTGAAAACTTAGGTTTTGTTAATTGTAATATTGGATTTTTTCAAGAACCTACTGCTGGAAATAGTGGAGAGGATAATTCTGCTTATGTAGACAAAACTATGTTTTATAAAAATCAATATATAAATTGTGGTATTGCGATTTCTATGTTAGCCACAAGAGCAGATAATTTAGATGCCTGGGTAGATTGTAAATTTGATGGAGGCAAAACAGCTCTTGCTTTAGCCGGACAGAATTATCCAATAGTTGCAAATTGTGACTTTACTAACTATAGTGGAGTGAATGTTATAAATTCTAATTCGATCTCCATGTACAATTCAAATGTATATAACAATAAGATAACTGGTTCAACAATAATTTCTTCTTATACTAATATTGAAGGATGTAAATTCTTAGACAGCTCTAAAATGTTTTCTCCAATGCTATATACTTCGCTAAATAACCATATTATCAATTCAGTTATCACAGGGAATGTTTTAGCAAATGTTCCTGCAAATCAGGGATATGGAAAAGAGTCAGCTGTTTATGCAAATAGTACATTATTGTCAAATCCAACATTAAGTAAATTATTAGTGAATGTAAAAGAAGGTGTTCCAACAATAGTAATAAATGCAACACCAGACCCTTACCCGCAACTTTTAGTGACACAATAA
- a CDS encoding helix-turn-helix domain-containing protein, with translation MENYYSKIKEYRLENNHTPEYIAIQMEISVKNYEKIENGIVDLKLSKLDKLVKILGIKKSEIFKMDN, from the coding sequence ATGGAAAATTACTATTCAAAAATTAAAGAGTATCGGTTAGAAAACAATCATACTCCTGAATACATAGCTATTCAAATGGAAATCAGTGTAAAAAATTACGAAAAGATTGAGAACGGAATTGTTGATCTCAAATTGTCAAAACTGGATAAATTAGTTAAGATTTTAGGAATCAAAAAAAGTGAAATTTTCAAAATGGACAATTAA
- a CDS encoding UpxY family transcription antiterminator: MKWYVVYTKPKWEKRATEQLTQLGVNCYCPMIKKVVQRSDRKVKVEVPLFNHYMFVQIAEKDRNMVFLSPGVVRYLFWLGRHAVVKDKEIETIKEWLTSGDTATEISVMQYQIGDKIKLNSGPFCEQNAVVKDITKTHYVLILESIGYVLKVKHK, translated from the coding sequence ATGAAATGGTATGTAGTATACACGAAACCAAAATGGGAAAAAAGAGCCACTGAACAATTAACACAGCTTGGGGTAAACTGCTATTGTCCCATGATAAAAAAAGTCGTGCAAAGATCAGACAGAAAAGTTAAGGTAGAAGTGCCATTATTCAATCATTATATGTTTGTGCAAATTGCAGAAAAAGATAGAAATATGGTATTTCTTTCACCTGGAGTTGTTAGGTATTTATTTTGGTTAGGGAGACACGCCGTTGTAAAAGACAAAGAAATTGAAACTATAAAAGAGTGGCTTACTTCCGGAGATACTGCAACAGAGATTTCAGTTATGCAATATCAAATTGGAGATAAAATCAAATTAAATTCAGGCCCGTTTTGTGAGCAAAATGCAGTTGTAAAAGATATTACTAAAACACACTATGTTTTAATTTTAGAATCTATAGGATATGTTTTAAAAGTAAAACACAAATAA
- the gmd gene encoding GDP-mannose 4,6-dehydratase — MKKTALITGVTGQDGAYLSEFLLKKGYIVHGLKRRTSLFNTERIDHLYQDPHVENRNFILHYGDMTDSTNLTRLIQQIQPDEIYNLAAMSHVAVSFETPEYTGNADGLGTLRILDAVRFLGLEKKTRIYQASTSELYGKVQEVPQSETTPFYPRSPYAVAKMYAFWITVNYREAYGMFACNGILFNHESPIRGETFVTRKITRATSRIALGLQDKLYLGNLDAKRDWGHAKDYVRMMWMILQADTPEDWVIATGTTTPVRDFVRMSFAEVGIELEFKGEGVEEKGYVKSCRDPDYQVEIGKEVLAVDPKYFRPTEVDLLIGDPSKAKTKLGWKCRYDLAALVKDMMQSDLALMKKEQYLKDGGYTTLNYFE, encoded by the coding sequence ATGAAAAAAACTGCCCTCATTACTGGAGTAACAGGACAAGATGGAGCCTATTTAAGTGAATTTTTATTAAAAAAAGGTTATATCGTACACGGATTAAAAAGAAGGACTTCTTTATTTAATACAGAGCGAATTGATCATTTGTACCAAGACCCACATGTAGAAAACAGGAATTTCATTTTGCATTATGGAGATATGACTGATAGTACAAATTTGACACGTTTGATTCAACAAATTCAACCCGATGAAATCTATAATTTAGCAGCCATGAGTCATGTTGCAGTTTCATTTGAAACTCCAGAATATACTGGAAATGCTGATGGATTAGGAACCCTACGTATTTTGGATGCGGTTCGTTTTTTGGGACTAGAAAAAAAGACTCGCATTTATCAGGCATCGACTTCGGAGTTGTATGGTAAAGTGCAAGAAGTACCACAGTCAGAAACGACTCCTTTTTATCCGCGTTCGCCATATGCAGTTGCGAAGATGTATGCTTTTTGGATTACCGTAAATTATAGAGAAGCTTATGGGATGTTTGCTTGTAATGGCATATTGTTTAATCATGAATCTCCCATTCGGGGAGAAACTTTTGTAACACGTAAAATTACAAGAGCTACTTCAAGGATTGCTTTGGGATTACAAGATAAATTATATTTAGGAAATCTAGATGCAAAACGCGATTGGGGACATGCCAAAGATTATGTAAGAATGATGTGGATGATTTTGCAGGCTGATACCCCTGAAGATTGGGTAATTGCCACGGGAACAACCACTCCAGTACGTGACTTTGTTCGTATGAGTTTTGCCGAAGTGGGTATAGAATTAGAATTCAAAGGTGAAGGCGTAGAGGAGAAAGGTTATGTAAAATCATGTAGAGACCCAGATTATCAAGTTGAAATTGGAAAAGAAGTATTGGCAGTAGATCCAAAATATTTTAGACCTACAGAAGTAGATTTACTAATTGGAGATCCTTCAAAAGCCAAAACAAAATTGGGTTGGAAATGTCGATACGATTTAGCTGCATTGGTGAAAGATATGATGCAATCAGATTTAGCCCTTATGAAAAAAGAACAATATTTGAAAGATGGAGGCTATACTACTTTAAATTATTTTGAGTAG
- a CDS encoding helix-turn-helix domain-containing protein codes for MKYTVYENIRKIRELKNLTREFVAAELKMSTSGYGKIERGDVDLTISKLIEISKVLEVSTEFIFKFDVSIFFNEVK; via the coding sequence ATGAAATATACTGTATACGAAAATATTAGAAAGATAAGAGAATTAAAAAATTTAACTAGAGAATTTGTTGCCGCTGAATTAAAAATGAGTACCAGTGGGTATGGTAAAATTGAAAGAGGAGATGTTGATTTAACTATTTCTAAATTAATTGAAATTTCAAAAGTGTTAGAGGTTTCAACAGAGTTTATATTTAAATTCGATGTTTCAATTTTTTTTAACGAGGTCAAATAG
- a CDS encoding mannose-1-phosphate guanylyltransferase, with the protein MLISNNITHVVLTGGIGSRLWPLSRKNHPKQYLELFDGQSLFEKTVVRNEKVSDKMIVVGNIENYKMSNDIMSRFNKAYTHIVEAVPRNTAAAIAFAAFASKSQEILLVTPSDHVIEGSDLYDVALKQAIELANQDYLVTFGIKPIKPETGYGYIEFENDDVIAFHEKPNLEKAITYLEKSNYFWNSGLFCFKSEKFLKELEKQEPEVYLASKLAWEANKNGFLDYDLSLNIPSISVDYAVMERSKDIKVVAAHFDWSDLGCFESVYDYLVQKDYPIDSNRNIVIGTSKHTTFIGVRNCILIYTDDALMVLQKENSQDVKQVYQQLESIASPLL; encoded by the coding sequence ATGTTAATTAGTAATAATATAACTCATGTAGTTTTAACGGGCGGAATTGGTAGTAGACTATGGCCACTTTCCAGAAAAAACCATCCTAAACAATATCTTGAGCTTTTTGATGGGCAATCTCTTTTTGAAAAAACAGTGGTTCGTAATGAAAAAGTATCCGATAAAATGATAGTGGTTGGAAATATTGAAAATTATAAAATGAGTAACGATATTATGTCTAGATTCAATAAGGCATATACTCATATTGTTGAAGCAGTGCCAAGAAATACTGCAGCTGCAATTGCTTTTGCAGCATTTGCATCAAAATCACAAGAGATATTATTGGTTACTCCTTCAGATCATGTTATAGAGGGCAGTGATTTATATGATGTTGCTTTAAAACAAGCAATTGAATTGGCCAATCAAGATTATTTGGTAACTTTTGGTATAAAACCCATTAAACCAGAAACCGGTTATGGCTATATAGAATTTGAGAATGATGATGTAATAGCATTTCATGAAAAACCAAATTTGGAAAAGGCAATCACTTATCTCGAAAAGAGTAACTATTTTTGGAACAGCGGATTGTTTTGTTTCAAATCAGAAAAGTTTTTAAAAGAACTTGAAAAACAAGAACCGGAAGTATATTTAGCTTCAAAATTAGCATGGGAAGCAAATAAAAACGGATTTTTAGATTATGATTTATCTCTAAATATTCCTTCTATAAGCGTTGACTATGCAGTAATGGAGCGAAGTAAAGATATTAAAGTGGTAGCAGCACATTTTGATTGGTCTGATTTGGGTTGTTTCGAATCAGTTTATGATTACTTAGTTCAAAAAGATTATCCAATAGATTCAAATAGAAATATTGTCATTGGAACTTCCAAGCACACCACCTTCATTGGTGTTAGAAATTGTATTTTAATATATACTGACGATGCCTTAATGGTCTTGCAGAAAGAAAATTCTCAAGATGTAAAACAAGTTTACCAACAATTAGAATCCATTGCTTCTCCATTACTATAA
- a CDS encoding GDP-L-fucose synthase family protein has protein sequence MIDKDSIIYIAGHNGMVGSAIWRTLAAQGYLNIIGASSKELDLRKQKDVRDYIRKTKPDVIIDAAAKVGGILANNDFPYQFLMENMQIQNNLINEAHRLGVDKFIFLGSSCIYPKLAPQPLKEEYLLTGPLEPTNEWYALAKITGVKACESIRKQFDKDFVSLMPTNLYGTHDNFDLNSSHVMPAMIRKFYEAKQNNNAVVVLWGTGTPKREFLFVDDMAKAVVYALENQLPDYLYNVGTGEDLTIKELATKIQKIIGHTGEIIWDDTKPDGTPRKLMDVSKMHNIGWKHQVDLEDGIKKTYKWFLENIENFKTNQLKG, from the coding sequence ATGATTGACAAAGATTCCATAATTTATATTGCTGGGCACAATGGAATGGTTGGAAGTGCTATATGGAGAACCTTGGCTGCCCAAGGATATCTAAACATTATAGGTGCTTCAAGCAAAGAATTGGATTTAAGAAAACAAAAAGATGTTCGCGACTATATCCGAAAAACAAAACCGGATGTTATTATAGATGCAGCTGCAAAAGTGGGTGGTATTCTTGCAAACAATGATTTTCCATATCAATTTTTAATGGAAAACATGCAAATTCAAAATAACCTTATTAACGAAGCCCATCGTTTGGGTGTAGATAAGTTTATTTTTTTAGGCAGCTCTTGTATTTATCCCAAATTGGCACCGCAGCCATTAAAAGAAGAATATTTACTAACGGGTCCTTTGGAACCAACCAATGAGTGGTATGCTTTGGCCAAAATTACTGGTGTAAAAGCATGCGAATCCATTCGCAAGCAATTTGATAAAGATTTTGTGAGTTTGATGCCAACAAATTTATACGGTACTCATGATAATTTTGATTTGAACAGTTCACATGTTATGCCGGCTATGATACGTAAATTTTATGAAGCCAAGCAAAATAATAATGCAGTAGTGGTCCTTTGGGGAACTGGTACACCTAAGCGAGAATTTTTGTTTGTAGATGATATGGCAAAAGCAGTTGTGTATGCTTTAGAAAACCAACTTCCTGATTATTTGTATAATGTAGGAACAGGAGAGGATTTAACTATCAAGGAATTAGCAACTAAAATCCAAAAAATTATTGGGCATACTGGCGAAATTATCTGGGATGACACGAAACCCGACGGAACACCAAGAAAATTAATGGACGTTTCTAAAATGCATAACATCGGATGGAAACATCAGGTAGATTTAGAGGACGGAATAAAAAAAACCTACAAATGGTTTTTAGAAAATATTGAAAATTTCAAAACAAATCAGTTAAAAGGCTAA